The DNA segment ATCTCTGCATGAATCGTTCTTATACAATGGCCATCCTCAATTAAACAACCTTCATCAATACAATGTACTTCGCCGGAAACTGAACCATTATATCCGCCAGCAATAATTCTATTATCTTTAACAATGGTCGCACCTACTGACAAACGCTGACATGTAGAACGTAATGCCAATAAGTGACTTTGAGCCATAAAGTATTCATCCCATTTTATTCGTTTCATGATGTTACCTCCAAAAATTTCATATACTCATAGATTAAATATATTTAAATCATTTTTCAATAACTAAACTGTGAAATAGTCTCGTAATTTTTCTAATGTCTTCTCACCAATACCTCTTATTTCAGTTAGTTGATCTACAGAATTAAAACTGCCTTCGTTGTCTCTATATTCTATTATCGCTTGTGCTTTTACTGGTCCGATACCAGGAACTTTCATTAAATCAGATTCTGTTGCATTATTTAAGTTTATTGTTTCACTGTTTTCAGATTTAGAAACATTACTAGTAGCAGCCACATCTTCTTGATGACCATCAATATTTCCACTTATTTGATTACTTTGTTCTCCTTTCTTAGGAATATAGACGAGTTTTTGATCCATAAGTTTTTCAGCAAGATTCACTTGACTTAAATCAGCATTACTTTTGGCTTGGGCTTTCGCTAAAAGTTGTTTAATTCGGTCCGTTGCTTTCATTTTATAGACGTCTGGTTTTTTTACTGCCCCTTTTATATCAACATAAATAAAATCATTTGTACTTTGCGATTCAGTTTGAGGCTGTTTTGGCGTATGTTTATTTTGTTGTGCAGACAATTCGTTCGTCGATGATGCTAAAGACGGGGTTTGATTCAAATTAAATTCATCCGTTTTTAGAGGTTCAGAGCTAGCATGATTAGAGTTAAACAAACTAGATATTAATAAAGCACACATCATTACTAAGGTGAGACTCAAAGCTATAATCAATTTATACTTTAAAATAAACGGTTTAATCTTCTCCCAATATCGTTGCATAAAAAAACACTCCATTATACATTACACGTATAAAGAAGTGCTTTTACTTTATTTATTTTCTAACTATGAAAAATAAGCGCTCAGCTGCATTATCATCATGATGTTCTATTTCAAAGTCTACAAATGTATCTATTTTAGAAAAGCCTACTCGAGTAAGCATTTCTTTATATTTTGCTTCAGTAAATGTACGTTGGTAATGCGATTCATCAAAACGTTTATAGTTATGCTCACTTTGGTTAATAAAAAACGTCATGTCATGCCACACACTTAGAGGTTCTTCACCTCTAACAGCTTCCCATGCTAAGAATACATCTTCTGACTCATCAATATAGCTTTGATTATTAAATAATGTATTCATCTTATGAACTGTATGTACATCAAACATAAATGTACCTTCTTGGTCTAAATGTTTGAAGACATTATAGAATGTTGATATGACATCATCTTCATTTGGCAAATAATTTAATGAATCACAAAATATCGTAATTACATCAAATTGTTTGTCGAGATTGAATTCAGTCATGTCACCTTCTATCCAGTTAACGTTATTAGATTTTTGAGTTGCCACGGATAACATATCAATGCTTAAATCCATACCGGTTACCTCATCAAAGCTTTCTAACAATGTTGTAAAACTACCGGTTCCACAACCTAAATCTAATATTGATGACTTTTTCAATGAAAAATGGTTTACGATGTCCAACCATGATTCATATGGTTGATCAAATGTTAATTGATCATAAAATAAACTCATTTCTTCATATTGAACCATAATTAATAAACTGCCTGTCTATAGGTTTCCAGAGGAACATCTTGATATAATTTCTCGATATTGTAATAACCACGTTCGTCTTTATGATAAATATGGACAACCACGTCAGCTAAATCGATAAGTATCCATCTTGCTTCGTTAAATCCTTCCATACGTTTTACATCAATGCCCGCTTCGTGTGCAGCATCTTTTACTGAACGTGCAATCGCTTGTACTTGTCTTTCATTGTTGCCGTGGCAAACGATAAAGTAATCTGTCATATCGCTAATACCGTTCATGTTTAAAGAAATAATATCTTCTGCTCTTTTACTCTCTGTCGCTTCGACAGCCATGTTTAATAATTGATCTGAATTCATTTAATCATCCTTTACTCTTTGGTCACTATAATTGTAATAATTCAAGCATCCAATGGTCGCGTCAAAAACATTGATATCCTTACTGATTAAGTGCAAGACAGTTCGCTTAGATATTTCATAAATTGTATTATCTAAGCTACCTTGATTGTATGCTAAATCTCGAATTTCTTCAATTCCTGGGGTCTGACGACCGGGTTCTATATAATCTGCAATAAACACAAGCTTTTCTGTTTTAGTCATTTGTGCACGGCCAGTCGTGTGATTTTCAATA comes from the Staphylococcus hsinchuensis genome and includes:
- a CDS encoding class I SAM-dependent DNA methyltransferase, which gives rise to MVQYEEMSLFYDQLTFDQPYESWLDIVNHFSLKKSSILDLGCGTGSFTTLLESFDEVTGMDLSIDMLSVATQKSNNVNWIEGDMTEFNLDKQFDVITIFCDSLNYLPNEDDVISTFYNVFKHLDQEGTFMFDVHTVHKMNTLFNNQSYIDESEDVFLAWEAVRGEEPLSVWHDMTFFINQSEHNYKRFDESHYQRTFTEAKYKEMLTRVGFSKIDTFVDFEIEHHDDNAAERLFFIVRK
- the rsfS gene encoding ribosome silencing factor: MNSDQLLNMAVEATESKRAEDIISLNMNGISDMTDYFIVCHGNNERQVQAIARSVKDAAHEAGIDVKRMEGFNEARWILIDLADVVVHIYHKDERGYYNIEKLYQDVPLETYRQAVY
- a CDS encoding helix-hairpin-helix domain-containing protein; translation: MQRYWEKIKPFILKYKLIIALSLTLVMMCALLISSLFNSNHASSEPLKTDEFNLNQTPSLASSTNELSAQQNKHTPKQPQTESQSTNDFIYVDIKGAVKKPDVYKMKATDRIKQLLAKAQAKSNADLSQVNLAEKLMDQKLVYIPKKGEQSNQISGNIDGHQEDVAATSNVSKSENSETINLNNATESDLMKVPGIGPVKAQAIIEYRDNEGSFNSVDQLTEIRGIGEKTLEKLRDYFTV